One window of Pseudacidobacterium ailaaui genomic DNA carries:
- a CDS encoding YgaP family membrane protein, with protein MNLERSLRLLAGMMILFSLALAHWVSQRWLWLTAFVGLNLLQSAFTNWCPAMSILRSLGLKDACPAPEKKRLLP; from the coding sequence ATGAATCTGGAACGCAGCCTTCGTCTTCTTGCAGGTATGATGATCTTGTTCTCCCTGGCGCTGGCCCACTGGGTATCGCAGCGCTGGTTATGGCTGACCGCATTTGTCGGCCTCAATCTGCTGCAATCGGCCTTCACCAACTGGTGCCCGGCCATGTCCATCTTGCGCTCCCTGGGCCTTAAGGATGCGTGCCCGGCACCGGAAAAAAAGAGGCTTCTCCCTTAG
- a CDS encoding efflux RND transporter permease subunit → MTQKLGVAGRLARTFLPSPLTPLLVLASLMLGLWAILAIPREEEPQIVVPMLDIITTMPGASPAEIEQRVTVPIEGLMHEVPGVEYVYSTSSAGKSLVVVRFLVGTPQQEALVRVDEKLNSGQEHLPPEASRPLVRARSIDDVPILSLTLWGEHYDAGQLRQFADEVQFQVRQIPDVAETDVIGGQPREVRVLLDSGKLAAYGISPASVLAHLQAANARVDAGQFAQDNRLIRVDAGNFFSSSQEVGDTVLAVDHGRPVSLRDVASQILDGPAEPSNYVLFGTAKAGGGPQQWPAVTITVAKRKGTNATVIANAVLRRVQEMQGSSLPADLHITTTRDYGVTAKQKSDTLLEHLLLATFSVTLLMALALGWRESGVVLLAIPVTLALTLAVFYFLGYTLNRVTLFALIFSIGILVDDAIVIVENMVRHFRLPQNAGRPLKEVAIESVAEVGNPTILATFAVIAAILPMAFVHGLMGPYMRPIPVGASAAMLFSLLVAFVVSPWAALRLLGSHLQSSDKRAGQQEGWTTRLYRRIMSPLIYNRRTRWIFLAGVVSLLLLAMALVPLHLVLVKMLPFDNKSEFQVVLNMPDGTPLEQTTRVAQALGSYLGQQPEVLDYQIYAGTSGPYNFNGLVRHYYMRQDANHADIQVNLLPANQRRLQSHQLAKRLRPELVKIAAAYGGRVQVSEVPPGPPVIQTLVAEIYGPDLSGQIQLARKVKAIFASTPGVVDTDWYVEDPQPKLIMQVDAAKAALHGISVSDVTQALSLAVSGAPAGLLHTQNTREMVPLVVEFSRPERSSEQALESIQLRSSDGTLVSLRELVNVRQTTLGPSIYHKNLRRVVYVTGDVSGDEESPVYAILKMNKQLDALKLPAGYTLARYNANQPESTDHYAMKWDGEWHITIEVFRDLGLAFAVVLVLLYVLLVGWFRSFAVPLIIMAPIPLTLVGILPAHAMTGAFFTATSMIGFIAGAGIIVRNSIILVDFIELRRRQGLPLAEAVVDAGAVRFRPMLLTAAAVVVGAGVILTDPIFQGLALSLIAGEVASTLLSRLAVPVLYFMLHARNPHSSQPFTKGATA, encoded by the coding sequence ATGACCCAGAAGCTGGGCGTGGCCGGTCGTCTGGCCCGCACATTTCTTCCGTCCCCGCTGACACCACTCCTTGTCCTCGCATCGTTGATGCTGGGCCTATGGGCCATTCTCGCCATTCCGCGAGAAGAAGAGCCGCAGATCGTCGTCCCGATGCTCGACATCATCACGACCATGCCCGGGGCCTCTCCGGCTGAAATCGAGCAGCGGGTCACGGTCCCAATTGAGGGCCTCATGCACGAGGTCCCCGGCGTTGAGTATGTGTACTCGACCTCAAGCGCAGGGAAGAGCCTGGTGGTGGTCCGCTTTCTCGTCGGCACTCCCCAGCAGGAGGCCCTCGTCCGGGTTGATGAGAAGCTCAACTCCGGCCAGGAGCACCTTCCGCCGGAAGCCTCCCGGCCGCTGGTCCGCGCCCGCTCGATCGACGATGTACCCATCCTGTCGCTGACCCTTTGGGGAGAGCATTACGATGCTGGCCAGCTTCGCCAATTTGCCGATGAGGTGCAGTTCCAGGTCCGCCAGATTCCGGATGTCGCCGAGACCGACGTCATTGGGGGGCAGCCGCGGGAAGTACGCGTTCTTCTTGACAGTGGAAAACTGGCCGCTTACGGCATCTCTCCAGCCTCAGTACTCGCACACTTGCAGGCCGCCAATGCCCGGGTGGATGCTGGACAGTTTGCGCAGGACAACCGGCTCATTCGTGTTGATGCAGGAAATTTCTTCTCCAGCAGCCAGGAGGTGGGTGATACGGTGCTGGCCGTAGACCACGGCCGTCCCGTTTCACTGCGCGACGTTGCCAGTCAAATCCTTGACGGCCCGGCAGAGCCTTCCAACTACGTACTTTTTGGCACGGCCAAGGCCGGCGGAGGACCGCAGCAATGGCCTGCAGTGACCATCACCGTGGCCAAACGTAAAGGCACAAACGCCACCGTCATTGCCAATGCCGTGCTCCGGCGAGTACAGGAGATGCAGGGCAGCTCGCTCCCCGCTGACCTGCACATCACAACCACACGGGACTACGGGGTTACGGCCAAACAAAAGTCGGACACTCTGCTCGAACATCTTCTGCTGGCCACCTTTTCCGTCACCCTGCTGATGGCGCTTGCCCTGGGATGGAGGGAATCCGGGGTTGTATTGCTGGCCATCCCTGTCACGCTTGCGCTCACCCTGGCCGTCTTCTATTTCCTTGGCTACACGCTGAACCGCGTCACCCTCTTCGCCCTCATCTTCAGCATCGGCATTCTTGTGGATGATGCCATCGTGATCGTGGAAAACATGGTGCGCCACTTCCGCCTGCCGCAGAATGCAGGCCGGCCGCTGAAGGAGGTGGCCATTGAGTCCGTCGCAGAAGTAGGAAATCCCACCATCCTGGCGACGTTCGCCGTCATCGCGGCGATTCTGCCGATGGCCTTTGTGCATGGCCTCATGGGGCCGTATATGCGCCCCATTCCCGTAGGGGCCTCGGCCGCCATGCTCTTTTCTCTTCTGGTGGCATTTGTGGTGTCTCCCTGGGCGGCGCTCCGGCTGCTGGGCAGCCATCTGCAATCCTCTGACAAAAGAGCAGGGCAGCAGGAAGGCTGGACCACACGGCTCTACCGCCGCATCATGTCCCCTTTGATTTACAACAGGCGCACCCGCTGGATTTTTCTGGCTGGGGTCGTCTCCCTGCTGCTGTTGGCCATGGCCCTGGTACCGCTCCATCTGGTCCTGGTCAAAATGCTGCCTTTCGACAACAAGAGTGAATTTCAGGTTGTCCTGAACATGCCCGACGGCACTCCCCTTGAGCAAACTACGCGCGTGGCGCAGGCCCTCGGCAGCTATCTTGGCCAGCAGCCTGAAGTTTTGGACTACCAGATCTATGCCGGAACGTCCGGCCCCTACAACTTCAATGGACTGGTGCGCCACTACTACATGCGGCAGGACGCCAACCATGCCGACATCCAGGTCAACCTGCTGCCCGCCAACCAGCGCCGACTGCAAAGCCACCAGCTTGCCAAACGCCTGCGTCCGGAACTGGTAAAGATTGCCGCCGCCTATGGCGGCCGCGTTCAGGTCAGCGAGGTCCCGCCCGGACCTCCCGTCATCCAGACCCTGGTTGCTGAAATCTATGGCCCGGACCTCAGCGGCCAGATCCAGCTGGCCCGTAAAGTGAAAGCCATCTTTGCGAGCACGCCCGGAGTCGTGGACACCGACTGGTATGTGGAAGATCCACAGCCCAAACTCATCATGCAGGTCGATGCGGCCAAGGCCGCCTTACATGGCATCTCTGTCTCAGATGTCACTCAGGCCCTGTCTCTGGCCGTTTCCGGCGCCCCGGCCGGTCTGCTGCACACGCAGAACACAAGAGAAATGGTCCCGCTCGTAGTGGAATTCTCCCGTCCAGAACGCTCCTCGGAGCAGGCCCTGGAAAGTATCCAACTGCGCAGCTCGGACGGCACTCTGGTCTCTCTGCGCGAACTCGTGAATGTACGGCAGACCACCCTTGGGCCCTCCATCTACCACAAGAACCTGCGCCGTGTGGTGTATGTGACCGGCGACGTCTCCGGGGATGAGGAGAGTCCCGTCTACGCCATCCTGAAGATGAACAAGCAGCTCGATGCGCTGAAACTCCCGGCCGGATATACGCTGGCCCGCTACAATGCCAACCAGCCGGAATCCACCGACCACTACGCCATGAAGTGGGACGGGGAATGGCATATCACCATCGAGGTCTTCCGCGATCTGGGCCTGGCCTTCGCCGTCGTGCTCGTGCTTCTTTATGTGCTCCTTGTGGGCTGGTTCCGTTCTTTCGCGGTTCCGCTGATCATCATGGCCCCCATCCCGCTGACGCTGGTCGGTATCCTGCCGGCACATGCTATGACGGGCGCATTTTTTACCGCCACCTCCATGATCGGGTTCATCGCCGGGGCCGGAATCATTGTCCGCAACTCCATTATCCTTGTTGACTTCATTGAATTACGTCGACGCCAGGGCCTGCCTCTGGCTGAGGCCGTGGTGGATGCCGGGGCCGTCCGCTTCCGCCCCATGCTTCTGACGGCCGCCGCCGTGGTTGTCGGGGCCGGAGTGATTCTCACTGACCCCATCTTTCAGGGCCTCGCACTCTCCCTGATTGCAGGCGAGGTGGCCTCCACCCTGCTCTCTCGTCTGGCCGTGCCGGTGCTTTATTTCATGTTGCACGCACGAAACCCACATTCTTCTCAACCGTTCACAAAAGGAGCTACTGCATGA
- a CDS encoding efflux RND transporter periplasmic adaptor subunit: MKAVLFSSLALLSGLGCHGPSPASSSASSVVRAHEVQSRAVEAPQWVRVTGTIHARDTAVISAQISARILNVLVREGDTVHAGQLLLVLDDQTLRAGTAQAQAALAAARDQQQAAQSEADLAVGTLARYKLLQQEKSVSPQEFDEVEKHAQAAQQRLSALKAQVQAAQAVLQAARTEQDHAHLRAPFAGVITLRLADPGTLALPGAPLLQLDKAGPLQLDIHVDESLIAAVHPGQSVPVEVPGAGANKITATVDRTVPAADPSTRSFVVKLNLPPSPGLKPGMFASAWIANGTHTVITIPETALVTRGSLSYVYVVDAQGTAQLRYVTTGNTSDGSVSVLSGLNSGETLVDAPGDQDLSGKKIEVLQ, from the coding sequence ATGAAAGCCGTTCTCTTTTCCTCCCTTGCCTTGCTGTCCGGCCTGGGTTGTCATGGACCTTCCCCGGCCTCCTCGTCTGCGTCTTCTGTCGTCCGCGCTCATGAAGTCCAGAGCCGCGCAGTCGAAGCGCCGCAGTGGGTGCGTGTGACGGGAACCATTCATGCCCGAGACACGGCCGTCATCTCGGCCCAAATCTCCGCCCGCATCCTGAATGTTCTGGTGCGCGAAGGAGACACTGTACATGCCGGACAACTGCTGCTGGTTCTTGATGACCAGACCCTCCGCGCCGGCACGGCCCAGGCGCAGGCCGCCCTGGCTGCTGCCCGGGACCAGCAACAGGCCGCGCAATCAGAGGCCGACCTGGCCGTGGGCACTCTGGCGCGTTACAAGCTTCTGCAACAGGAGAAAAGCGTCAGCCCGCAGGAGTTCGATGAGGTGGAAAAACACGCGCAGGCAGCGCAGCAGCGCCTCTCCGCCTTGAAGGCGCAGGTCCAGGCCGCCCAGGCCGTGCTGCAGGCCGCAAGAACCGAGCAGGACCATGCTCATCTGCGTGCTCCTTTTGCCGGTGTGATCACCCTCCGGCTCGCAGACCCGGGCACGCTCGCCCTGCCCGGAGCACCCCTGCTGCAACTGGACAAAGCAGGGCCGTTGCAACTCGACATTCACGTGGATGAGTCGCTGATCGCTGCTGTGCATCCGGGCCAGAGTGTCCCGGTAGAGGTCCCAGGAGCGGGCGCAAACAAAATCACAGCCACGGTCGACCGCACCGTTCCGGCTGCCGACCCCTCCACCCGGAGTTTTGTTGTCAAGCTCAATCTGCCTCCCTCCCCAGGACTGAAGCCGGGCATGTTCGCCTCCGCATGGATTGCGAATGGAACGCACACCGTCATCACGATCCCGGAGACGGCGCTGGTGACCCGAGGGTCCCTGTCTTACGTCTACGTGGTGGACGCGCAGGGAACTGCACAATTGCGCTATGTCACCACAGGGAATACCTCGGATGGGTCCGTCTCCGTCCTCTCCGGGCTCAATTCTGGCGAAACCCTCGTGGATGCCCCCGGCGACCAAGACCTCTCTGGGAAGAAGATTGAGGTGCTGCAATGA
- a CDS encoding TolC family protein yields MNIQRLTGLLAWSFLLGVAAAKGQQETLTLPQAVRLALEQSPLTAASRADVSLAEARAALARTALFPRLDFTEDATRGNDPVYAFGTRLRQQRFTQSDFALDALNRPSPLGNFATRFTGTWTVFDWLKTEDQVRSSDFARKGAAAQDGAVQQRVVLDVVQAYQSVLYAQKQSELADHECDTAQALLDTVQTRVRAGLAVESDLMAAQVNLAQRRQDRIAAEGDLDTAWSELETAIGHPLVPRPALQPIVPRHFPAGVLADEIASGLKARPDLRALDEGLSAQHAAVKAAKASFAPEIKTYGTWEMDRPSFAGPGGNNWVVGVRMDLDILPLAKRADLAEQVALQRKAQANLQAAEQQLRLAISRAHSQQQTAARSLETAQAALEQAAEALRITRNRYEAGLATITDLLRAEDAQRQNQNQYWFAVYNNAMAHARLLYATGSLTPGSTEDLQ; encoded by the coding sequence GTGAACATCCAAAGATTGACAGGTCTACTTGCTTGGAGCTTCCTGCTGGGGGTGGCCGCGGCCAAGGGCCAGCAGGAGACTTTGACCCTGCCACAGGCCGTCCGCCTTGCACTGGAACAAAGTCCGCTGACCGCTGCCTCCCGCGCCGACGTCAGTCTGGCCGAGGCGCGCGCTGCACTCGCCCGCACCGCGCTCTTTCCCCGTCTGGACTTCACCGAGGACGCGACGCGCGGCAATGACCCGGTCTATGCTTTCGGCACCAGACTGCGGCAGCAGCGCTTTACCCAATCTGACTTCGCACTGGACGCGCTCAACCGCCCCTCTCCCCTGGGAAACTTCGCCACCCGATTCACCGGCACCTGGACTGTTTTTGACTGGCTGAAGACGGAAGACCAGGTCCGCTCTTCCGATTTTGCCCGAAAGGGTGCTGCCGCTCAGGATGGTGCCGTCCAACAGCGGGTCGTCCTCGACGTCGTGCAGGCGTATCAGTCAGTGCTTTATGCGCAGAAGCAATCCGAGCTGGCGGACCATGAGTGTGACACGGCACAGGCCCTGCTGGATACGGTACAAACTCGGGTCAGGGCTGGCCTGGCCGTCGAATCTGACCTTATGGCTGCGCAGGTCAATCTGGCCCAGAGGCGCCAGGATCGGATTGCCGCTGAGGGCGATCTGGACACGGCCTGGTCGGAACTGGAAACCGCCATCGGTCATCCTCTTGTTCCACGCCCTGCCCTGCAACCGATTGTGCCCCGCCATTTCCCCGCTGGCGTACTCGCCGATGAAATCGCTTCCGGGCTCAAGGCACGTCCCGATCTTCGCGCCCTGGACGAAGGGCTTTCCGCCCAGCACGCTGCGGTGAAAGCTGCGAAAGCCAGCTTTGCCCCGGAGATCAAAACTTATGGGACCTGGGAAATGGACCGCCCCTCTTTTGCCGGACCCGGCGGAAACAACTGGGTGGTGGGTGTCCGCATGGACCTGGACATTCTGCCTCTGGCAAAACGTGCGGACCTGGCAGAACAGGTCGCGCTGCAGCGCAAAGCGCAGGCCAACCTGCAGGCTGCGGAACAACAGCTCCGCCTGGCCATCAGCCGCGCCCACTCCCAGCAGCAGACCGCGGCCCGTTCACTGGAGACCGCGCAGGCCGCCCTGGAACAGGCCGCTGAGGCACTGCGCATCACGCGCAACCGCTATGAGGCCGGACTGGCCACCATCACCGATCTGTTGCGCGCCGAAGATGCGCAGCGGCAGAACCAGAACCAATATTGGTTTGCTGTGTACAACAACGCGATGGCGCATGCCCGGTTGCTTTATGCGACCGGATCTCTCACGCCTGGATCCACGGAGGACCTGCAATGA
- a CDS encoding sigma-70 family RNA polymerase sigma factor: MRPELEQAVTYLQKPGPQNVQEAIRLLQQTLFSFSMKICGHHQDAEDTMQDVLVSSLPHLAKIREPRALSVWLYTAAKRRCWRKRRKSPHPLRLLTLEELMPDKDELEALRTGASSDPESESIRRQDLKTVQEAVLGLPLPYRIVLVLHDMEDLDTEQIAQVLSLKPGTVRVRLHRARLLVRQQLSRHRSTSGKTARKRSAKSRSQRSGRVPACHEIFANLSDYLDGRLPQKDCTELQDHIEACPQCVLFIQDLKRAIDRCRSLDLPTKDHLGAALRRQLTEEYLRLLQHPSSPHPL, encoded by the coding sequence ATGCGTCCGGAGCTGGAGCAGGCAGTCACCTATTTACAGAAACCCGGCCCTCAGAATGTTCAGGAGGCCATCCGGCTCCTGCAGCAGACCCTTTTCTCTTTCAGCATGAAAATCTGCGGGCACCATCAGGACGCAGAAGACACCATGCAGGACGTGCTGGTCAGCTCACTTCCACATCTGGCAAAGATACGGGAGCCCCGTGCCCTTTCTGTCTGGCTCTATACAGCGGCCAAACGCCGCTGCTGGCGGAAGCGGCGCAAGTCCCCGCATCCATTGCGCCTTCTCACCCTCGAAGAGCTGATGCCCGACAAAGATGAACTGGAGGCCTTGCGCACTGGGGCCTCCTCAGACCCGGAGTCGGAGTCGATTCGGAGGCAGGACCTGAAGACGGTACAGGAAGCGGTCCTCGGCCTTCCACTGCCCTACCGTATCGTGCTTGTGCTCCATGATATGGAGGACCTCGATACGGAGCAGATTGCGCAAGTGCTCTCTCTGAAGCCCGGGACCGTCCGCGTACGTCTGCATCGGGCACGGCTGCTTGTGCGCCAGCAACTCTCCCGTCATCGGTCCACGTCCGGAAAGACGGCCCGCAAACGCAGTGCAAAATCCAGGAGCCAGCGTTCCGGACGTGTACCGGCCTGCCACGAAATCTTTGCCAATCTCTCGGACTATCTCGACGGCCGGCTGCCTCAAAAAGATTGCACCGAGCTCCAGGACCACATTGAGGCCTGTCCACAGTGTGTGCTGTTTATTCAGGACCTGAAGAGGGCCATAGACCGCTGCCGTTCGCTGGACCTGCCGACAAAAGACCACCTGGGCGCCGCGCTCCGGCGTCAGCTTACGGAAGAGTATCTGCGCCTGCTTCAGCACCCGTCTTCGCCGCACCCGCTTTGA
- the cydB gene encoding cytochrome d ubiquinol oxidase subunit II, which yields MGTLWFWLVAIMLAAYVVLDGFDIGIGILSPLAHSEEDRRVMLRSIGPVWDGNEVWLLAAGGTLYFAFPLLYASAFSGFYLPLMIVLWLLILRGLGIELRAHVDSTVWRSFFDGLFFASSALLAFFFGVALANVVRGVPLGADRYFFLPLWTNWRIGPQPGILDWYTVMGGALALIALTMHGSLYLALKATGLLEERANKWARHAWVGLLFLTLLGLPATIWVRPGTLANYKAHPLLFAVPLMVLFSLLGMRLWSSKGRPLAAFLSSCAYLILMLVGAAAGLYPVLLPSSADPARSITLSEALSGAHAIRVGLAWWSFGMLLALTYFAVVYWMFRGKVSSSEGGYGH from the coding sequence ATGGGGACCCTCTGGTTCTGGCTTGTGGCCATCATGCTTGCAGCGTATGTTGTCCTCGATGGCTTTGACATTGGAATCGGCATCCTCTCTCCGCTGGCGCATAGCGAAGAGGACCGCCGCGTCATGCTTCGTTCCATCGGTCCAGTCTGGGACGGAAATGAGGTTTGGCTTCTTGCTGCTGGCGGAACTCTGTATTTCGCATTCCCGCTTCTTTACGCATCTGCTTTCAGCGGCTTCTATCTGCCCCTGATGATCGTTCTCTGGCTGCTGATTCTACGGGGACTCGGCATCGAGCTGCGCGCGCACGTAGACAGCACCGTCTGGCGCAGCTTCTTTGATGGTCTGTTTTTTGCTTCCAGCGCATTGCTTGCCTTCTTTTTCGGTGTGGCCCTGGCCAACGTTGTCCGCGGGGTGCCTCTCGGGGCAGACAGATATTTCTTTCTTCCGCTCTGGACCAATTGGCGTATCGGACCGCAACCGGGAATTCTCGACTGGTATACCGTCATGGGCGGAGCGTTGGCCCTCATCGCCCTCACCATGCATGGCAGTCTCTATCTGGCCCTCAAGGCCACGGGGCTTCTGGAAGAGCGCGCGAACAAATGGGCCAGGCACGCCTGGGTGGGCCTGCTTTTTCTCACGCTGCTGGGCCTGCCTGCCACCATCTGGGTCCGGCCCGGCACTCTGGCAAACTACAAGGCCCATCCCTTGCTATTTGCTGTGCCGCTCATGGTCCTGTTTTCCCTTCTGGGCATGCGCCTCTGGTCCAGTAAAGGCAGACCCCTTGCCGCATTCCTTTCTTCCTGCGCTTATTTGATCTTGATGCTGGTGGGGGCTGCGGCAGGATTGTACCCTGTGCTTCTGCCATCTTCAGCAGACCCCGCACGCAGCATTACCCTTTCCGAAGCACTTTCCGGAGCACACGCCATCCGGGTGGGCCTGGCCTGGTGGAGTTTCGGGATGCTCCTCGCCCTCACCTACTTTGCTGTCGTCTACTGGATGTTCCGCGGCAAGGTCTCCTCCAGTGAAGGCGGCTATGGACACTGA
- a CDS encoding cytochrome ubiquinol oxidase subunit I, whose translation MNALLLHRIHFAFTITYHYLFPQLTMGLALLIVVLKTLALRSHDEHAAQAARFWAKIFAVNFLLGVVTGIPMEFQFGTNWSEFSRRTGSIIGQPLAMEGVFSFFLESTFLGLFLFGEKRLPRWAHWASACMVWLGSWISGFFIIVTDAWMQHPVAYRLLPDGTFELTSFWKLLLNPWAWLQYAHNMCGAVVTAAFVMSAVGAFYLLEGRDLAFGRTFLRIGVTAGVISCIAQIFPTGDLHGRYMARHQPAAVAGMEGLFHTEKGAPIVILGQPDYEQKRIDNPLVANDVLSFLIYGTTSAEVKGLDEFPPDQWPTTLPLLFYSYHIMAGLGTYFALLMSIAAFLLWRGRLYQTRWVLWPLLLSFPLPYIANTAGWMTAEIGRQPWLVYGLLRTSQGYSLHVSSGNALFTLLGFLGMYSVLSILWIVLVYRFIRTGPGIATPVASSLTA comes from the coding sequence ATGAACGCACTGCTCCTGCACCGGATCCACTTTGCCTTCACCATCACGTATCACTATCTCTTCCCGCAGTTGACCATGGGACTGGCCCTGCTCATTGTGGTTTTAAAGACACTCGCCTTGCGCAGCCACGATGAGCATGCTGCGCAGGCAGCACGCTTCTGGGCAAAGATCTTTGCCGTCAACTTTCTGCTGGGCGTGGTCACCGGTATCCCGATGGAGTTCCAGTTCGGCACCAACTGGTCGGAGTTTTCACGCCGGACCGGCAGCATCATTGGCCAGCCTCTGGCCATGGAAGGCGTCTTTTCCTTCTTTCTGGAATCCACCTTTCTCGGCCTCTTTCTCTTCGGAGAAAAACGCCTGCCTCGCTGGGCCCACTGGGCCTCGGCCTGCATGGTATGGCTTGGCTCCTGGATCTCAGGTTTCTTCATTATTGTTACCGATGCCTGGATGCAGCACCCTGTCGCGTACCGCCTGCTGCCGGACGGCACTTTTGAACTCACAAGCTTCTGGAAACTTCTTCTGAATCCCTGGGCCTGGCTGCAGTATGCGCACAATATGTGCGGCGCTGTGGTTACTGCGGCGTTTGTCATGTCCGCAGTCGGGGCTTTTTATCTGCTCGAAGGTCGCGACCTTGCTTTCGGCAGGACCTTTCTCCGCATCGGGGTCACGGCCGGAGTCATCTCCTGCATCGCACAGATCTTTCCCACCGGTGACCTGCATGGGCGCTACATGGCGAGGCACCAGCCAGCTGCCGTTGCTGGCATGGAAGGTCTGTTTCACACAGAAAAGGGAGCACCGATTGTGATTCTGGGGCAGCCCGACTATGAGCAAAAACGCATTGATAATCCGTTGGTCGCCAATGATGTGCTCAGCTTCCTCATCTATGGAACAACATCGGCCGAAGTCAAAGGTCTGGACGAGTTCCCACCCGATCAGTGGCCAACCACGCTGCCTCTGCTCTTTTACAGCTATCACATCATGGCCGGCCTCGGGACCTACTTTGCGCTGCTGATGAGCATCGCTGCCTTCCTGTTATGGCGCGGCCGCCTCTACCAGACGCGCTGGGTGCTGTGGCCGCTTTTGTTAAGCTTTCCTCTGCCCTACATCGCCAATACGGCCGGATGGATGACTGCCGAAATCGGCCGCCAGCCATGGCTGGTTTACGGGCTGCTCCGCACCTCACAGGGATATTCCCTCCATGTTTCTTCCGGCAACGCCCTGTTTACTCTGCTTGGCTTTCTCGGCATGTATAGTGTGCTCTCGATCCTCTGGATCGTACTGGTCTATCGTTTTATCCGCACCGGTCCCGGCATCGCCACTCCGGTGGCCAGCAGCCTCACCGCTTAA